The genomic stretch CCATCAGCATGCTCACGATGCGTTCCATCGTCGGTCCCGTGCGCACGGTCAAGCTGTCGCTGGAGGCGTTGGCCACCGGCAACCTCACCGTGCCGACCGGCGTCCGCAGCAAGGACGAGATCGGTCAGATGGCCGCGGCCCTCGACGCTGCTCAGGCGAACCTGCGCGACGTCCTGTCCACGGTGGTCTCCTCCGCGGATGCCGTCGCGGCGTCGTCGGAAGAGCTCTCCGCCAGCGCTGCGCAGATCTCGGCGTCGGCGGAGGAGACGAGCGCGCAGTCCGGTGTGGTGTCCGGTGCGGCTGAGGAGGTCTCGCGCAGCGTGGAGACGGTGGCGGCCGGCGCCGAGCAGATGGGTGCCTCCATCCGGGAGATCGCGTCGAACGCGGCGGAGGCCAGCGAGGTGGCGACGAGGGCCGTCGCAGCGGCGGAGACCACCACTGCGACGGTGGCGAAGCTGGGTGAGTCCTCGGCCGAGATCGGCAACGTGGTGAAGGTGATCACCAGCATCGCCGAGCAGACCAACCTGCTGGCGCTCAACGCCACCATCGAGGCCGCACGCGCCGGTGAGGCGGGCAAGGGCTTCGCCGTGGTGGCCAACGAGGTCAAGGAGCTGGCGCAGGAAACGGCCAAGGCGACCGAGGACATCGCCAAGCGCGTGCTGGCCATCCAGGGCGACACCACCGCGGCGGTGAACGCGATCGAGGAGATCTCGAGCATCGTCGCGCAGATCTCCGACCGGCAGACCACCATCGCGTCCGCGGTGGAGGAGCAGACCGCGACCACGAACGAGATGTCGCGGTCGGTGCAGGAGGCCGCGACCGGTACGAGCGAGATCGCGGCGAACATCACCGGGGTCTCGGCAGCCGCCGGCTCGACCACCCAGGCACTGACCCAGACGCGGACCGCGGTCGATGAGCTCTCCCGCATGGCGTCCGACCTCCGCAGCA from Blastococcus sp. PRF04-17 encodes the following:
- a CDS encoding methyl-accepting chemotaxis protein, whose amino-acid sequence is MAWLTTIPVSPKPPVTCLLLTRTVPVSTTTLSSSRRRAGWFADRSLVVKFCALVGVVLIAFAGIVVSLLIGNSYVRAANAQLDHVSRAEQLVLQLDTRASELKVDGFKAISRENPAEQLPELADDIATPEALLAELGEIHLADVPAAANAVAELTESYSAYTAAITAFVESAVADQAGTRLRWEEIQAANDLTDGAVGAAKDELAVAYKAAEADLHTRIDTAEYVSLATGIAGLVLVAAISMLTMRSIVGPVRTVKLSLEALATGNLTVPTGVRSKDEIGQMAAALDAAQANLRDVLSTVVSSADAVAASSEELSASAAQISASAEETSAQSGVVSGAAEEVSRSVETVAAGAEQMGASIREIASNAAEASEVATRAVAAAETTTATVAKLGESSAEIGNVVKVITSIAEQTNLLALNATIEAARAGEAGKGFAVVANEVKELAQETAKATEDIAKRVLAIQGDTTAAVNAIEEISSIVAQISDRQTTIASAVEEQTATTNEMSRSVQEAATGTSEIAANITGVSAAAGSTTQALTQTRTAVDELSRMASDLRSSVGRFTY